One stretch of Marinobacterium iners DNA includes these proteins:
- a CDS encoding IMPACT family protein, with protein sequence MTCYKTLAEPVHSEIEIKKSRFIGCIEPIHSHAAGLERVAELWRQHPEARHICYAMLVAGQVRQSDDGEPSGTAARPILNVLQHKGLDYVLATVVRYFGGIKLGAGGLVRAYSQAISEPLQQVEYVEVKPQAQAQIRFEHAHEALVRRLAEQAGLALEVEYQQQVLATLQGEAEPLEQCLHQLKEQTRGELELLNTNTDVGA encoded by the coding sequence ATGACCTGTTACAAAACCCTGGCCGAACCGGTACACAGCGAGATCGAGATCAAGAAGTCACGCTTTATCGGCTGTATTGAGCCGATCCACTCCCATGCGGCCGGACTTGAACGGGTGGCCGAGCTTTGGCGGCAGCACCCGGAAGCGCGGCATATCTGCTATGCGATGCTGGTGGCCGGGCAGGTGCGTCAGTCCGATGACGGCGAGCCTTCGGGCACGGCGGCCCGCCCGATATTGAATGTACTGCAGCACAAAGGGCTGGATTACGTACTGGCCACGGTGGTGCGTTACTTTGGTGGTATCAAGTTGGGTGCAGGTGGTTTGGTACGCGCCTACAGCCAGGCGATCAGCGAGCCGCTGCAGCAGGTCGAATATGTCGAGGTCAAGCCTCAGGCGCAGGCGCAGATCCGGTTTGAGCATGCGCATGAAGCACTGGTGCGCCGTTTGGCCGAGCAGGCCGGGCTGGCACTTGAGGTAGAGTATCAGCAACAGGTGTTGGCCACTCTGCAGGGCGAAGCAGAGCCGCTGGAGCAATGCCTGCACCAACTGAAGGAGCAGACAAGAGGGGAGCTGGAGTTACTGAACACCAATACGGATGTTGGGGCCTGA
- a CDS encoding phosphoethanolamine transferase, whose product MLVRLFSKLSYLPRPRLSAVQLGWLVALLLGLFYNGSLWRLILSLQYADAVHKWFFAAAFLLFLLAVIQLFLGLLCWPRLIKPVAVFLLLSTAQVGYFMDSYGIVIDKTMVQNLFETDPAEVRDLVTGAMLLNLLLKGVLPSLLLLWIRIKPQPVKRILVGQTISLLSCLLLIGLNAALLYKDYSSLFRNHREIRNLALPSSYLYYTGRYLSGAYDASKRVFQPLGLDARLESAGFQTVSAKAQKPDVLIVVLGETARSMNFGLNGYARDTTPELERLPVVSFTDVESCGTSTAVSVPCMFSLQQRERYDDEQVAYQSNVLDILQHAGVSVRWRENNSGCKGVCARIPVIEAEQLNPGHDCTEEECFDDQLLFGLQQQLEGLKGPAVIVLHQKGSHGPAYFERVPENYQYFTPVCQSSELQTCVQTDIVNAYDNTIRYTDHLLARVIELLQRQEQLNAAMLYVSDHGESLGENNLYLHGMPWLLAPEEQKQVPLITWLSAGFQQEHGVDWQCLKANSDKPLSHDFLAHSLLGLMQVSTSVYQPELDLFAPCRNGQRSLATVHNQSARKADG is encoded by the coding sequence ATGCTTGTTCGCCTGTTTTCAAAACTGTCTTACCTGCCTCGTCCCCGGCTGAGCGCCGTTCAGCTGGGCTGGCTGGTGGCACTGTTGTTGGGGTTGTTCTATAACGGATCGCTCTGGCGCCTGATTCTATCGCTTCAGTATGCTGATGCCGTACACAAGTGGTTTTTTGCCGCAGCTTTTTTACTGTTTCTGCTGGCGGTGATTCAGCTGTTTCTGGGCTTGTTGTGCTGGCCACGACTGATTAAGCCGGTGGCGGTGTTTCTGCTTCTGAGCACGGCGCAGGTCGGTTATTTCATGGACAGTTATGGCATCGTGATTGACAAGACCATGGTGCAAAATCTGTTCGAGACCGACCCGGCAGAAGTGAGGGATCTGGTCACCGGTGCCATGTTGCTTAACTTGTTGTTGAAAGGCGTGTTGCCGTCCCTGTTGCTGCTGTGGATCAGGATCAAGCCCCAGCCGGTTAAGCGGATTCTGGTGGGGCAAACCATCAGTCTGCTCAGCTGCCTGCTCCTGATCGGGCTGAATGCAGCACTGCTGTATAAGGACTATTCCTCGCTGTTTCGCAATCACCGTGAGATCCGCAATCTGGCGCTGCCGTCCAGCTACCTGTACTACACAGGGCGATACCTCAGTGGAGCCTATGATGCCTCCAAGCGTGTCTTTCAGCCGCTGGGGCTGGACGCTCGACTTGAATCAGCCGGGTTTCAGACTGTATCCGCGAAAGCGCAAAAGCCTGACGTGCTGATTGTGGTATTGGGTGAGACGGCACGCAGCATGAACTTTGGCCTCAACGGCTATGCGCGAGATACCACGCCCGAGCTGGAGCGCCTGCCGGTGGTGAGCTTTACGGATGTGGAATCCTGCGGTACCAGTACAGCTGTGTCGGTGCCCTGTATGTTCTCGCTGCAGCAGCGAGAACGATATGACGATGAGCAGGTGGCCTATCAGAGCAATGTGCTGGATATTTTGCAGCATGCAGGTGTTTCTGTACGTTGGCGTGAAAACAACTCCGGCTGCAAGGGTGTGTGTGCACGCATTCCGGTGATCGAGGCGGAGCAGCTCAATCCAGGGCACGACTGTACGGAAGAGGAATGCTTCGATGATCAGTTATTGTTCGGGTTGCAGCAGCAGCTGGAGGGGCTTAAGGGGCCTGCGGTGATCGTACTGCATCAAAAGGGCAGTCATGGGCCGGCTTATTTTGAACGTGTCCCTGAGAACTATCAGTACTTCACACCGGTCTGCCAAAGCAGCGAGCTGCAGACCTGTGTTCAGACCGATATCGTCAACGCCTATGACAATACCATTCGCTATACCGACCATCTTTTGGCACGGGTGATCGAGCTGTTGCAGCGGCAAGAGCAGCTTAACGCCGCCATGCTCTATGTCTCAGATCATGGCGAGTCGTTGGGGGAGAATAACCTCTACTTGCATGGTATGCCTTGGCTGCTGGCGCCAGAAGAGCAAAAGCAGGTGCCTCTGATCACCTGGCTGTCAGCCGGGTTCCAGCAGGAGCATGGTGTTGACTGGCAGTGCCTCAAGGCAAACAGCGACAAACCACTCAGCCATGACTTCCTGGCCCATTCTCTGTTGGGGCTGATGCAGGTCAGTACATCAGTCTACCAGCCAGAGCTGGATCTGTTTGCGCCTTGTCGTAATGGGCAGCGGAGTCTCGCGACAGTACACAATCAGTCGGCCCGGAAGGCTGATGGCTGA
- a CDS encoding sensor histidine kinase — protein MKFTTRIILITGLSTLLLTSLYWLAGWHLVESIEDANRAAILEYMASQPELQQTSIEQLLDETNSSELMERALVIGGILLFSLGAMGITLLLVWQQTRPVRELMQAIEAVDPSSPQMTPLPRKDELGEMSQRFAQLLRRIDGFIQREQNFTRFASHELRSPLTVIHGSLDLLQEMSRDHTNPAEKRAYQRIAQAVNRMEQLTDSFLWLSREQPSEHCKVDSHMLQQLINQSDHSGLELQLQIGPVLDWSIHPFILSVILDNLLGNACRHGTGVLTLEADIHSLILTNPVATAGPENKQQGFGYGLPIIAQLCDKAGAHFCYHQDARQFQARIEFQPSAFRAD, from the coding sequence ATGAAATTCACAACTCGCATCATTCTGATTACCGGACTCTCCACTCTGCTCTTGACCAGCCTGTACTGGCTGGCGGGCTGGCACCTGGTCGAAAGTATTGAGGATGCCAACCGGGCAGCCATTCTCGAATACATGGCCAGTCAGCCAGAACTCCAGCAAACGAGTATTGAGCAATTGCTGGACGAAACCAATTCATCCGAATTGATGGAACGAGCGCTCGTAATTGGAGGAATTCTACTGTTTTCGCTTGGAGCCATGGGCATCACTCTACTGCTGGTCTGGCAACAGACACGCCCCGTGCGGGAGTTGATGCAAGCAATTGAAGCGGTTGATCCTTCTTCGCCACAGATGACGCCCCTGCCCCGCAAGGATGAACTGGGCGAAATGAGTCAGCGCTTTGCCCAGCTGTTACGGCGCATTGATGGCTTTATTCAGCGGGAACAGAACTTTACCCGCTTTGCCAGTCACGAACTGCGCTCCCCCCTGACCGTGATACATGGCTCGCTGGATCTGTTGCAGGAGATGTCGAGAGATCACACCAATCCCGCCGAGAAACGGGCGTATCAACGGATCGCCCAAGCCGTCAATCGAATGGAGCAGTTGACCGACTCCTTCCTTTGGCTGTCCCGTGAACAGCCTTCAGAGCATTGCAAAGTCGACAGCCACATGCTGCAGCAGCTGATCAACCAAAGTGACCATTCGGGACTTGAGCTGCAGCTGCAGATTGGACCAGTACTGGACTGGTCCATTCACCCCTTCATATTGTCAGTCATACTCGACAACCTGCTGGGCAATGCGTGCCGCCATGGTACAGGGGTACTGACACTTGAGGCGGATATTCACTCACTGATCCTGACCAACCCAGTAGCAACTGCAGGCCCAGAAAACAAGCAACAGGGCTTTGGCTACGGCCTGCCCATCATTGCTCAGCTATGTGACAAGGCCGGAGCACATTTTTGTTACCACCAGGATGCTCGGCAGTTCCAGGCCCGGATCGAGTTTCAGCCATCAGCCTTCCGGGCCGACTGA
- a CDS encoding response regulator transcription factor: MSQISVLLADDDPGILEAIADFLSWRGISVDCARTGEQALELSRQQHHDVLVLDVMMPGISGFALCQQLRQLGVTTPILLLTALDQVSDKVTGFSAGADDYLVKPFAMDELVCRIEALSRRVSRQQLRLLHFGPLELDVEQQQARRDDVPLQLTPQGFTLLRHLIAHAPRVVSRRELEQAIWGDEPPDSDALRSLLYQLRTQLDKPFDSAMLHTRRGSGVYLQLPDAPNTTETP; the protein is encoded by the coding sequence ATGTCTCAGATTTCCGTTCTACTGGCCGATGACGATCCTGGCATTCTTGAGGCAATCGCCGACTTTTTAAGCTGGCGCGGCATCAGTGTTGACTGTGCCCGTACCGGCGAGCAAGCACTCGAACTGTCCAGGCAACAACATCATGACGTACTGGTGCTGGATGTCATGATGCCCGGCATCAGTGGTTTTGCGCTCTGTCAGCAGCTGCGTCAGCTGGGTGTCACCACCCCGATTCTGCTGCTGACAGCTCTCGATCAAGTGAGTGACAAGGTCACCGGTTTTTCCGCCGGTGCCGACGACTACCTGGTCAAGCCCTTTGCCATGGACGAGCTGGTTTGTCGCATTGAAGCCTTGAGCCGACGCGTATCACGTCAACAACTGCGCCTGCTGCATTTCGGTCCACTGGAACTGGATGTGGAACAGCAACAGGCACGGCGCGATGATGTACCGCTGCAGCTGACCCCTCAGGGCTTTACTCTGCTGCGCCACCTGATCGCACATGCTCCCCGCGTCGTCAGCCGTCGCGAGCTTGAGCAGGCCATCTGGGGAGACGAGCCCCCGGACAGTGATGCGCTGCGGTCACTGCTGTATCAGTTGAGAACCCAACTCGACAAGCCGTTCGACTCCGCAATGCTGCACACCCGCAGGGGAAGCGGTGTGTATCTACAACTTCCAGATGCCCCCAACACCACAGAAACGCCATGA
- a CDS encoding phosphatase PAP2 family protein gives MNSSLPGRTGLICSALAALACAMVATLIIHRFQLDLTLAQWIYALEGHEWTLKEHWLFSELLHQRGRQLSIALLLLCLILLLASGIHPRLRPYRRVLAYLVISPLIASGVILLGKRSLGVECPWSLQPFGGDVPYSPLLQQLFNHGSGSCFPAGHASAGYAWLALYFAAATVQPRWRYAALALALGLGLLFGTTQQLRGAHFLSHDIWSFTLCWSINALLAALMLAPRRDCSLHPDSSMMQLKSVSERLPNVSDFRSTGR, from the coding sequence ATGAATTCCAGCCTTCCAGGCCGCACAGGCCTCATATGCTCAGCCCTTGCGGCGCTGGCATGCGCCATGGTGGCGACCCTGATCATCCACCGTTTTCAGCTTGACCTGACACTGGCCCAATGGATTTATGCGCTGGAAGGTCATGAATGGACCCTGAAGGAGCACTGGCTGTTCAGTGAGTTACTCCATCAACGCGGTCGGCAGCTCAGCATTGCCTTGCTTCTGCTTTGCCTCATCCTGTTGTTGGCCAGTGGCATTCATCCACGGCTGCGACCTTACCGAAGAGTTTTGGCCTATCTGGTCATTTCGCCACTGATTGCCAGCGGAGTGATTCTGCTGGGCAAACGCTCCCTTGGCGTTGAATGTCCCTGGAGCCTGCAACCTTTTGGAGGCGATGTACCTTACTCACCCTTGCTGCAGCAGCTTTTCAATCACGGTAGCGGAAGCTGCTTTCCCGCCGGACACGCCAGTGCCGGGTATGCCTGGCTTGCGCTCTATTTTGCGGCGGCAACTGTCCAGCCACGGTGGCGATATGCCGCACTTGCCCTGGCACTGGGGCTCGGCCTGCTGTTCGGAACCACTCAGCAGCTGCGAGGCGCACATTTTCTGTCACACGATATCTGGAGTTTTACACTGTGTTGGTCGATCAACGCCCTGCTGGCGGCGCTGATGCTGGCACCCAGGCGCGATTGCAGCCTTCACCCCGACAGCTCTATGATGCAATTAAAATCAGTAAGCGAGCGTCTGCCCAATGTCTCAGATTTCCGTTCTACTGGCCGATGA
- a CDS encoding HD domain-containing phosphohydrolase, translating to MQNHHHDSHKDSQTEEKRARLPLSARFLLFAISILVLNGYLLSHKTDKVIEQAFLAQADQKIHLLLDQIRRNVEQERIALTDVALAAEVDYLNRHSDFGWQLHIQDLYAFDANGDIIAHSQAQRGQKALQPGSTYYRVIHDRQPSLGESREHHTDSGFIKADYLLPMTLPGGAIAGIEAEVDITGLKKAISSFDGPFEQSMWNTILISSLLMLLFLGGLIHFRLTGPIQRLHRCVQALSRGELDSRVSVTTRDEMGQLASGVNHLAESIQELLREQERTYMATLSALAQALEAKDPYTAAHSGRVSRYAVKLGQQLGLETDQLALLKKGALMHDLGKIGIHDTILNKPSALTDAEYQEMKKHPVMTAAIMKPLKRFSAFAEIAAWHHERWDGTGYPDGLKGDEIPLLARIVAIADTWDAMTGDRIYRPGMPVTKALNILESEQDQGQFDPELIRVFIAMIRQEQPEDAPSAAEYSSRPNTSV from the coding sequence GTGCAAAATCATCATCACGACAGCCACAAGGATTCACAGACGGAAGAAAAACGCGCTCGATTACCCCTCTCTGCACGTTTTCTGTTGTTTGCCATCAGTATTCTGGTCTTGAACGGTTATCTCTTGTCACACAAGACTGACAAAGTCATCGAGCAGGCGTTTTTGGCCCAGGCCGACCAGAAAATACATCTGCTGCTGGATCAGATTCGACGCAATGTTGAACAGGAGCGGATCGCACTGACCGACGTTGCACTGGCCGCCGAGGTGGATTATCTAAACCGCCATAGCGACTTTGGCTGGCAGCTGCATATTCAGGATCTCTACGCCTTTGATGCCAACGGCGACATTATTGCTCACAGCCAGGCCCAGCGGGGCCAAAAGGCACTTCAACCAGGCTCCACTTATTATCGGGTCATTCATGACCGGCAGCCATCACTTGGAGAATCCCGAGAACACCACACAGACAGCGGCTTCATTAAGGCGGATTATCTATTGCCGATGACCCTGCCTGGTGGCGCCATTGCGGGCATTGAGGCCGAGGTCGATATTACCGGCCTGAAAAAAGCGATCAGCAGTTTCGATGGCCCTTTCGAGCAATCCATGTGGAATACCATTTTGATCAGCAGTCTGCTGATGCTGCTGTTCCTCGGCGGTTTGATCCATTTTCGGCTCACGGGTCCGATACAGCGACTTCATCGCTGCGTACAGGCACTTTCCCGTGGAGAGCTGGACAGCCGTGTCAGCGTGACGACCCGTGACGAGATGGGACAGCTGGCATCCGGCGTCAACCACCTGGCCGAGAGTATTCAAGAATTACTGCGCGAGCAGGAAAGAACCTACATGGCGACGCTAAGTGCACTGGCCCAGGCACTGGAAGCCAAGGACCCCTATACCGCCGCTCACTCAGGCCGCGTCTCACGTTATGCCGTCAAACTGGGCCAGCAGCTGGGTCTGGAGACCGACCAATTGGCCCTGCTGAAGAAGGGAGCCCTGATGCACGATCTGGGCAAGATCGGCATTCATGACACCATTCTCAACAAACCCTCTGCTCTCACCGATGCCGAATACCAGGAGATGAAAAAACACCCGGTGATGACCGCTGCCATCATGAAGCCGCTGAAACGCTTCAGCGCCTTTGCCGAGATTGCTGCCTGGCACCATGAGCGCTGGGACGGGACCGGCTACCCCGATGGACTCAAGGGCGACGAGATTCCACTGCTGGCACGCATCGTCGCAATTGCCGACACCTGGGACGCCATGACCGGTGACCGCATCTATCGCCCCGGAATGCCCGTCACGAAAGCCTTGAATATTCTCGAGTCCGAGCAGGATCAAGGGCAGTTTGATCCTGAGCTGATACGGGTGTTCATTGCCATGATTCGTCAGGAACAGCCTGAGGATGCCCCTTCGGCAGCCGAATACTCGTCTCGACCAAACACCTCTGTGTGA
- a CDS encoding PepSY domain-containing protein: MKKLIASLILSTAAVSGVAMAGDKCDVPQDEWQTEEAFRAAIEAKGWEIKKFKIDDGCYEIYGYDEKQRRVEAYFDPKTFDMVKMELDD; this comes from the coding sequence ATGAAAAAGCTGATTGCGAGCCTGATCCTTTCCACCGCTGCCGTCTCCGGTGTGGCCATGGCTGGTGACAAATGTGATGTGCCACAGGATGAATGGCAAACTGAGGAGGCCTTCCGTGCTGCCATTGAAGCCAAGGGATGGGAGATCAAAAAGTTCAAGATCGATGACGGCTGCTATGAAATCTATGGCTATGACGAGAAGCAGCGTCGTGTAGAGGCTTACTTCGATCCCAAGACCTTCGATATGGTCAAGATGGAACTGGACGACTGA
- a CDS encoding cytochrome b/b6 domain-containing protein, with amino-acid sequence MNATVKVWDPLVRVFHWSLVLCFAVAWASADEWQDLHEIAGYTAATLIAFRLIWGLFGPRYARFRQFVRDPKVVAGYLSDMLKGREARYLGHNPAGGIMVVALLLGMGLLTLTGWLYTDLLWGEEWVEESHELLANLMLMLAGLHVAGVVLASVRHRESLVKSMITGHKRVPGEADVS; translated from the coding sequence ATGAATGCCACTGTAAAGGTCTGGGATCCTCTGGTGCGGGTGTTTCACTGGTCACTGGTGCTCTGCTTTGCAGTGGCCTGGGCCAGTGCGGATGAATGGCAGGACCTGCATGAAATAGCAGGCTATACAGCTGCGACATTGATCGCTTTCCGGTTGATATGGGGGCTTTTCGGTCCCCGTTATGCCAGATTCCGGCAGTTTGTGCGTGATCCAAAAGTTGTTGCAGGATATCTGTCGGATATGTTGAAGGGGCGCGAGGCGCGTTACCTGGGGCATAATCCGGCAGGTGGTATCATGGTTGTGGCCCTGCTGCTGGGCATGGGGCTATTGACACTCACCGGCTGGCTTTACACGGATCTGTTGTGGGGTGAAGAGTGGGTCGAAGAGAGCCATGAGTTGCTGGCCAATCTGATGCTTATGCTTGCGGGGTTGCATGTGGCCGGTGTTGTTCTGGCCAGTGTTCGTCACCGCGAGAGCCTGGTTAAATCGATGATCACGGGACATAAACGTGTGCCGGGTGAGGCTGACGTGAGTTGA
- a CDS encoding PepSY domain-containing protein — protein MKGLFAILLPYMMGLTIVLSPVALAGRDLDQNEARRLMLSGQIRPLSELMLLHPERLNGHLLDVELEEEDGRLVYEIEVLDKDGVVREFYLDASSGAVIKEEIED, from the coding sequence ATGAAAGGCCTGTTTGCCATTCTGCTGCCATACATGATGGGGCTGACAATAGTGCTGTCACCTGTAGCCCTGGCCGGTCGTGATCTTGATCAAAATGAAGCGCGTCGCCTGATGTTGTCCGGACAGATCCGGCCCTTGTCTGAGTTGATGTTACTGCATCCAGAACGATTGAATGGACATCTTCTTGATGTAGAGCTCGAAGAGGAGGATGGGCGCCTGGTCTATGAAATTGAGGTGCTGGATAAGGATGGTGTGGTACGTGAGTTTTACCTGGATGCCTCCAGTGGCGCTGTTATCAAGGAAGAGATCGAGGACTGA
- a CDS encoding response regulator transcription factor has product MRILLVEDDVRLAAELKPRLQQAGFAVETAHDGEDGEFLGREENFDAVILDLGLPRRPGLEVLTNWRSAGLDMPVLVLTARDAWHERVDGLKAGADDYLGKPFHTEELLARLEALVRRHHGHASSRLQVAGLELDNDLQLVRDQKGLEHPLTGREFRLLRYMMLNADRVLSKNELSEHVYEEEDLRDSNVIEVYINRLRQRFGKRCILTRRGQGYVMPSQPESGS; this is encoded by the coding sequence ATGCGAATTCTTCTGGTTGAAGATGATGTTCGACTTGCGGCGGAGCTCAAGCCCCGGCTGCAGCAGGCAGGTTTTGCCGTTGAAACCGCCCATGATGGCGAGGATGGTGAGTTTCTTGGGCGGGAGGAAAATTTTGATGCCGTTATTCTGGATTTAGGCCTGCCTCGCAGGCCGGGCCTTGAAGTGCTCACAAACTGGCGCAGCGCAGGTCTGGATATGCCGGTACTGGTACTGACGGCACGTGACGCCTGGCATGAACGCGTGGATGGGCTCAAGGCCGGTGCAGATGATTACTTGGGCAAACCTTTCCACACCGAAGAGTTATTGGCGCGTCTTGAGGCGCTGGTCCGCCGTCATCACGGTCATGCCAGCAGTCGTCTGCAAGTGGCGGGGCTGGAGCTGGACAATGATCTTCAGCTGGTACGTGATCAGAAGGGGCTGGAGCATCCGTTGACCGGTCGAGAGTTCCGCCTGCTGCGTTACATGATGCTTAACGCTGACAGGGTGCTGTCCAAGAACGAGCTGAGCGAGCATGTCTACGAAGAGGAAGATCTGCGTGACAGCAACGTGATTGAGGTCTATATCAACCGTTTGCGTCAGCGTTTTGGCAAACGCTGCATCCTGACCCGGCGTGGTCAGGGTTATGTGATGCCGAGTCAGCCTGAGAGCGGCTCATGA
- a CDS encoding sensor histidine kinase, whose protein sequence is MSRNQVATSSSLEWRIRRQLLLVLLLVMSGLLMLVHISVSHLTQNFVLSRLEHDAESLIAALERGADGRWQLNETTLPQVYQRVHSGHYYVLASDTMTLRSRSLWDLETSTRMMPVGVSHSELKPGVGDQQWLIREQGFSKQGQGFSLWIAEDIADLQQEQRQFEAGLLLLLLLSLPLLLILQRRVLRSGFARLEPLRQSLARQQAGAEVEFPAEIPQEVVPLVETITQLLRRSGEQTSRSRMALGNLAHELKHPLQELQWLARQHPDPEQSAQLLRLYRQLHQRIDRELRRARIAGAPGPGRQFVPKDEVAHLVRLLQRIGRDDIDFKSELPPGAIPFDRDDMLELLGNLLDNAWRHACRRVQLHIQPDKDNIHLWSILVEDDGKGVNDADLLRLSERGVRLDEQANGSGLGLSICRAVAESYDGELVFAASELGGLQVKVSLRAT, encoded by the coding sequence ATGAGTCGAAATCAGGTGGCCACGAGTAGCTCGCTTGAGTGGCGGATTCGGCGGCAGCTCCTGCTGGTGCTGTTGTTGGTCATGAGCGGACTGCTGATGTTGGTACACATCAGTGTCAGCCATTTGACCCAGAATTTTGTCCTCAGTCGCCTGGAGCATGATGCCGAGAGCCTCATTGCGGCATTGGAGCGTGGGGCCGATGGCCGCTGGCAGTTGAATGAGACGACATTGCCGCAAGTGTATCAGCGGGTCCACTCGGGGCACTATTATGTACTTGCAAGTGACACAATGACCTTGCGCTCACGCTCTCTTTGGGATTTGGAAACCTCAACTCGAATGATGCCAGTGGGTGTCAGCCACAGTGAGCTCAAGCCCGGGGTCGGTGATCAGCAGTGGTTGATCAGAGAACAGGGGTTCAGTAAACAGGGGCAGGGCTTTTCGCTCTGGATAGCTGAAGATATTGCGGACCTGCAGCAGGAACAGCGTCAATTTGAAGCAGGGCTTCTGCTGCTGTTGCTGTTGAGTCTGCCTTTGTTGCTGATCCTGCAAAGGCGTGTATTGCGTTCGGGATTTGCCCGTCTTGAGCCTTTGCGCCAGAGCCTCGCGCGACAGCAGGCTGGTGCCGAGGTTGAGTTTCCGGCCGAGATACCTCAGGAAGTGGTGCCCCTGGTGGAAACCATCACACAACTGTTGCGACGTTCAGGTGAGCAAACAAGTCGCTCACGGATGGCACTGGGCAATCTGGCGCATGAGCTCAAGCATCCGTTACAAGAGTTGCAGTGGCTTGCACGGCAGCATCCGGACCCTGAACAGAGTGCACAGTTGCTGCGACTGTATCGGCAGCTGCATCAACGTATTGATCGGGAGCTGCGTCGGGCTCGGATTGCCGGTGCGCCGGGGCCGGGAAGGCAATTTGTGCCAAAAGATGAAGTGGCGCATTTGGTGCGCCTGCTTCAGCGTATCGGCCGAGATGATATCGATTTTAAATCCGAATTGCCGCCCGGGGCGATCCCTTTTGATCGTGATGACATGCTGGAGCTGCTCGGCAACCTGTTGGATAACGCCTGGCGTCATGCCTGTCGGCGTGTACAACTTCACATACAGCCCGATAAGGATAATATCCACCTGTGGTCAATACTGGTCGAAGATGATGGTAAGGGTGTGAATGATGCCGATTTGCTGCGGTTGTCTGAACGTGGTGTGCGTCTGGATGAGCAGGCCAATGGCAGCGGTTTGGGTCTGTCTATCTGTCGCGCGGTGGCAGAAAGCTACGATGGAGAGCTGGTTTTTGCCGCTTCAGAACTCGGAGGGCTGCAGGTAAAGGTGAGCCTGAGAGCAACATGA
- a CDS encoding HD-GYP domain-containing protein has translation MPHITAFIQRVVDARDPDIASHQSRLRSYAEGFAKHLSLNRDDTYTLAYGAEIHDIGKLSISESILHKPSRLTHAEYLLIQQHTRLGAELIQPLSLDDQIVAIVLHHHENFDGSGYPARLSGEKIPLLARIVRIIDSYDAITEDRPYHKGAQPADAIAMMHSDSHCYDPDLLREFTAFISIT, from the coding sequence ATGCCTCATATTACTGCTTTTATACAGCGGGTGGTTGATGCCCGAGACCCTGATATCGCGAGTCATCAAAGTCGGTTGAGGTCCTATGCAGAGGGTTTTGCAAAGCACCTGTCCCTGAATAGGGATGATACCTACACACTGGCCTACGGCGCTGAAATTCATGATATCGGCAAGCTTTCGATCAGCGAATCGATTTTACACAAACCTTCTCGCTTGACTCATGCCGAATATCTGCTTATCCAGCAACATACCCGGCTTGGAGCAGAGCTTATCCAGCCACTGTCACTTGATGACCAGATTGTAGCGATCGTTTTGCATCATCATGAAAATTTTGATGGCAGTGGATACCCGGCCAGGCTATCGGGTGAAAAAATCCCTCTACTGGCCAGAATCGTCCGAATTATCGACTCATACGATGCCATCACTGAAGATCGGCCTTACCATAAGGGTGCCCAACCTGCGGACGCAATTGCCATGATGCATTCGGATTCTCATTGTTATGACCCTGACCTGCTGAGAGAGTTTACGGCGTTCATATCCATTACGTAG
- a CDS encoding anthranilate synthase component II, with product MIDNFDSFTWNVVRYLEELGMEVQVHRNNAITLEQIEALAPTHMVISPGPCTPAEAGISVAAIRHFAGHLPILGVCLGHQCIGHAFGAEVVRARQVMHGKTSLIEHRGKGLFASIKQPLEVTRYHSLVVRRESLPDCLEMTAWTTTADGEPDEIMALRHQELELYGVQFHPESVLTEQGHALLENFIQRR from the coding sequence ATGATCGATAACTTCGACAGTTTTACCTGGAATGTTGTCCGCTACCTCGAAGAGCTGGGGATGGAAGTGCAGGTGCATCGCAATAACGCGATTACGCTGGAACAGATTGAAGCCCTTGCGCCCACCCATATGGTGATATCCCCCGGTCCTTGTACACCGGCTGAAGCGGGTATTTCGGTTGCTGCCATACGTCATTTTGCCGGACATCTGCCGATTCTGGGGGTTTGTCTTGGGCATCAGTGTATTGGTCATGCGTTCGGGGCTGAGGTCGTCAGGGCGCGTCAGGTCATGCATGGCAAAACATCTTTGATCGAGCATCGTGGTAAAGGCCTGTTTGCGAGTATTAAGCAGCCGCTTGAGGTGACGCGTTACCATTCTCTGGTTGTGCGCCGCGAGAGCCTGCCGGATTGTCTTGAAATGACGGCATGGACGACCACCGCAGATGGCGAGCCTGACGAAATCATGGCGCTGCGGCATCAAGAGCTTGAACTGTACGGGGTGCAGTTTCATCCCGAATCCGTTCTGACTGAACAGGGACATGCACTGCTGGAAAACTTTATTCAGCGGCGTTGA